A window from Mycolicibacterium tokaiense encodes these proteins:
- the fadD3 gene encoding 3-((3aS,4S,7aS)-7a-methyl-1,5-dioxo-octahydro-1H-inden-4-yl)propanoate--CoA ligase FadD3, which yields MTVAQTTPAVLDRIARELPEHQALVTAEKTLTYAQLRAEVRRAAAAMIDLGVAAGDRVAIWSPNTWHWVVACLATHYAGAIVVPLNTRYTAGEATDILARTQAPLLIAMGTFLGTDRVADLDRAALPALRHIVRVPLDTDDGTWDQFVSRGTDLDAVDARATAVTPDDISDILFTSGTTGRSKGVLCAHRQSLSAPAAWAACGEMTSADRYLCINPFFHNFGFKAGILACLQTGATLIPMLTFDPEKTMAAVAEHRATVLPGPPTIYQVLLDHPRRADYDLSSLRFAVTGAAVVPVVLIERMQSELDIDIVLTAYGLTEASGFGTMCRADDDAVTVATTCGRPIANFELRIDSPDPGEPGEVLLRGPNVMLGYLDDAEASAAAIDADGWLHTGDIGTVDAAGNLSITDRLKDMYICGGFNVYPAEVEQVLARLDGVAEAAVIGVPDDRLGEVGKAFVVAKPGATLDEDAVITYTKAHLANFKTPRSVEFLDVLPRNPGGKVVKPLLRERA from the coding sequence ATGACCGTCGCGCAGACGACACCTGCGGTGTTGGACCGGATCGCACGCGAATTGCCCGAGCACCAAGCGCTGGTCACCGCCGAGAAGACACTGACGTACGCCCAGCTGCGCGCCGAGGTGCGCCGGGCCGCGGCGGCCATGATCGACCTCGGGGTGGCTGCCGGCGACCGGGTGGCCATCTGGTCCCCCAACACCTGGCACTGGGTGGTGGCCTGCCTGGCCACGCACTACGCCGGTGCCATCGTGGTCCCGCTGAACACCCGCTACACCGCGGGCGAGGCCACCGACATCCTGGCCCGCACCCAGGCGCCGCTGCTGATCGCGATGGGGACGTTCCTGGGCACCGACCGGGTGGCCGACCTCGACCGCGCCGCGCTGCCGGCACTACGGCACATCGTGCGTGTGCCGCTGGACACCGACGACGGCACCTGGGACCAATTCGTGTCCAGGGGAACCGATCTGGATGCTGTAGACGCACGCGCCACGGCGGTGACACCCGACGACATCTCCGACATCCTGTTCACCTCGGGAACCACAGGGCGCAGCAAGGGGGTGCTGTGTGCGCACCGGCAGTCGCTCTCGGCGCCGGCGGCGTGGGCGGCCTGCGGCGAGATGACCAGTGCCGACCGCTACCTGTGCATCAACCCGTTCTTCCACAACTTCGGCTTCAAGGCCGGCATCCTGGCGTGCCTGCAGACCGGGGCCACTCTGATCCCGATGCTCACCTTCGACCCCGAGAAGACGATGGCCGCCGTGGCCGAGCACCGTGCCACCGTGCTGCCCGGCCCACCCACCATCTACCAGGTGCTGCTCGACCATCCCCGGCGCGCCGACTACGACCTGTCGTCGCTGCGATTCGCGGTCACCGGAGCCGCGGTGGTGCCGGTGGTGCTGATCGAGCGAATGCAGTCCGAACTGGACATCGACATCGTGCTGACCGCCTACGGGCTGACCGAAGCCAGCGGCTTCGGCACGATGTGCCGCGCCGACGACGACGCGGTGACGGTGGCCACCACCTGCGGGCGTCCCATCGCGAACTTCGAACTGCGCATCGACTCCCCCGACCCCGGCGAGCCGGGCGAGGTGCTGCTGCGCGGACCCAACGTGATGCTGGGTTACCTCGACGATGCCGAGGCCAGCGCCGCTGCCATCGACGCCGACGGGTGGCTGCACACCGGCGATATCGGAACCGTGGACGCCGCAGGCAATCTCAGCATCACCGACCGGCTCAAGGATATGTACATCTGCGGCGGTTTCAACGTCTATCCCGCCGAGGTCGAACAGGTGCTCGCGCGCCTGGACGGGGTGGCCGAGGCCGCGGTCATCGGCGTGCCGGACGACCGACTGGGCGAGGTGGGCAAGGCGTTCGTGGTCGCCAAACCCGGGGCCACCCTCGACGAGGACGCTGTCATCACCTACACCAAGGCCCACCTGGCGAACTTCAAGACCCCCCGTTCGGTCGAGTTTCTCGACGTACTGCCCCGCAACCCCGGGGGCAAGGTGGTCAAACCCCTGCTGAGAGAAAGAGCCTGA
- the ipdE2 gene encoding acyl-CoA dehydrogenase IpdE2 — MSEERALLIQTVRDLVGKHAAPEAVRAAMDSDAGYDTKLWQLLCEQVGVAALLVPEELGGAGGELGDAAAALAELGRHLVPTPLFGTLLAEWALLSAEDPDAQTLEALAAGEATGAVVFAPGHVVGGAGADVVIAVQDGQLVRLTEFTARPLTTMDPTRRVARVEAGVATPLGADPGLADVAALLLAAEAVAAADRALELTVAYSKGRVQFGRPIGSFQALKHRMADLYVTVQTAAAVVDEAIATYTEQPASPVAELAFVVASEAFTETAADAIQIHGGIAITAEHDIQLYFKRAHGTSQLLGPVREHLRRLETEALSMDVEEPVL; from the coding sequence GTGTCTGAAGAACGCGCGCTCCTGATCCAGACCGTCCGGGATCTGGTGGGCAAACATGCTGCACCCGAGGCAGTTCGGGCCGCGATGGACTCCGATGCCGGTTATGACACCAAGCTGTGGCAGCTACTCTGCGAACAGGTCGGGGTGGCGGCGCTGCTGGTGCCCGAGGAACTCGGTGGCGCCGGCGGCGAACTCGGTGACGCGGCGGCCGCGCTGGCCGAACTGGGTCGCCACCTGGTGCCCACGCCGCTGTTCGGCACACTGCTGGCCGAGTGGGCGCTGCTGTCGGCCGAGGACCCCGATGCGCAGACACTGGAGGCACTGGCCGCGGGCGAGGCCACCGGTGCGGTGGTGTTCGCCCCCGGGCACGTGGTGGGCGGCGCGGGCGCCGACGTGGTGATCGCCGTGCAGGACGGTCAGCTGGTGCGCCTGACGGAGTTCACCGCCCGTCCACTGACCACGATGGACCCGACCCGCCGGGTGGCCCGCGTCGAGGCAGGCGTGGCCACGCCGCTGGGCGCCGACCCGGGATTGGCCGACGTCGCCGCGCTGCTGCTGGCCGCTGAGGCGGTGGCAGCCGCGGACCGGGCACTGGAGCTCACGGTCGCCTACTCGAAGGGACGTGTGCAGTTCGGCAGACCCATCGGCAGCTTCCAGGCGCTCAAACACCGGATGGCCGATCTCTACGTCACGGTGCAGACCGCAGCAGCCGTGGTCGACGAGGCCATCGCGACCTACACAGAACAGCCGGCGTCCCCGGTGGCGGAACTGGCCTTCGTCGTCGCCAGTGAAGCGTTCACCGAGACGGCGGCCGACGCCATCCAGATCCACGGTGGTATCGCCATCACCGCCGAGCACGACATCCAGCTGTATTTCAAACGCGCACACGGCACCTCGCAACTGCTGGGTCCGGTGCGTGAGCACCTGCGCAGGTTGGAGACCGAGGCGCTCTCGATGGATGTCGAGGAGCCCGTACTCTGA
- a CDS encoding MFS transporter, which translates to MSQPISTGLKRVVAASMAGTVVEWYEFFLYGTAATLVFSKVFFSETTSELNAIFLAFATYAVGFVARPLGGVVFGHYGDKYGRKKLLQFSLVLVGAATFLMGCLPTYGQIGYWAPGLLVALRFIQGFAVGGEWGGAVLLVAEHSPDRQRGFWASWPQAGVPAGNLLATVVLLVLTTTLSDAAFLSWGWRVAFWLSAVVVLVGYYIRTKVTDAPIFVAAQEEAERIKESSFSVVEVLKRYPRGVFTAMGLRFGENIMYYLVVTFTITYLKVQVGADTSSILWYLLVAHLVHFAVVPFVGHLADRFGRRPVYMTGAIVGATWGFFAFPMMDSGNYAVVTAAVTIGLIFHALMYAPQPAIMAEMFPTRMRYSGVSLGYQVTSIVAGSLAPLIAVKLLDIYGSSVPIAIYLAGACLVTLIAVLFVRETNGLDLESLDIADAEDVKNSARTSA; encoded by the coding sequence ATGAGTCAGCCGATATCAACCGGTCTGAAGCGGGTGGTCGCCGCCTCGATGGCCGGCACCGTCGTCGAGTGGTACGAGTTCTTCCTCTACGGCACCGCGGCCACACTGGTTTTCAGCAAGGTGTTCTTCTCGGAGACCACCAGTGAGCTCAACGCGATCTTCCTGGCGTTTGCCACCTATGCCGTCGGCTTCGTCGCCCGCCCGCTCGGCGGTGTGGTGTTCGGCCACTACGGCGACAAGTACGGCCGCAAGAAGCTCCTGCAGTTCAGCTTGGTTCTGGTGGGTGCGGCCACGTTCCTGATGGGCTGCCTGCCCACCTACGGCCAGATCGGCTACTGGGCGCCCGGCCTGCTGGTGGCTCTGCGCTTCATCCAGGGCTTCGCGGTCGGCGGTGAATGGGGCGGCGCGGTGCTGCTGGTCGCCGAGCACAGCCCGGACCGCCAGCGCGGGTTCTGGGCCAGCTGGCCGCAGGCCGGGGTGCCCGCGGGCAACCTGCTGGCCACCGTCGTGCTGCTGGTGCTCACCACCACGCTCTCGGATGCCGCGTTCCTGTCGTGGGGCTGGCGCGTTGCGTTCTGGCTGTCCGCCGTGGTGGTGCTGGTCGGTTACTACATCCGCACCAAGGTCACCGATGCGCCGATCTTCGTTGCGGCGCAGGAGGAAGCCGAGCGCATCAAGGAATCCAGCTTCAGCGTGGTCGAGGTGCTCAAGCGCTACCCGCGTGGCGTCTTCACCGCCATGGGCCTGCGCTTCGGCGAGAACATCATGTACTACCTGGTGGTCACCTTCACCATCACCTACCTCAAGGTGCAGGTGGGCGCGGACACCTCGTCCATCCTGTGGTACCTGCTGGTCGCCCACCTGGTGCACTTCGCCGTCGTGCCCTTCGTCGGGCACCTCGCCGACAGGTTCGGCCGCCGCCCGGTCTACATGACCGGTGCCATCGTCGGCGCGACGTGGGGCTTCTTCGCCTTCCCCATGATGGATTCCGGAAACTACGCGGTGGTGACGGCAGCAGTGACCATCGGCCTGATCTTCCACGCGCTGATGTACGCACCGCAGCCGGCCATCATGGCCGAGATGTTCCCGACCCGGATGCGGTACTCCGGTGTCTCCCTTGGGTATCAGGTCACCTCGATCGTCGCCGGCTCGCTCGCGCCCCTGATCGCGGTCAAGCTGCTCGACATCTACGGCTCCTCGGTGCCGATCGCGATCTATCTGGCCGGCGCCTGCCTGGTCACGCTAATCGCGGTGCTGTTCGTCCGCGAGACCAACGGCCTGGACCTCGAGTCGCTCGACATCGCCGACGCCGAGGACGTCAAGAACTCCGCCAGGACGTCCGCGTGA
- a CDS encoding pyridoxal phosphate-dependent aminotransferase, producing MDVWLAAAERQRTHGDLVNMSAGQPGAGAPVPVRAAALAALDGGPLGYTVALGIPELRTAIADSYRSAHGLDVDADDVVVTTGSSGGFLLAFLACFDAGDRVAVTSPGYPCYRNILTALGCEVVELPCGPDTRFQPTADMLAAVHPPLDGVIVASPANPTGTVIAPSELAAIATWCAETGVRLISDEVYHGLVYPGAPQTSCAWSTSRDAVVVNSFSKYFAMTGWRLGWMVVPKSLQRAVDRLTGNFTICPPVLSQRAAVAAFSPEAVTEADSHLQHYGRNRERLLNGLRGIGIDKLAPTDGAFYVYADVSHLTDDSLSFCAKLLAETGVAIAPGIDFDPVRGGSYVRLSFAGPTADVDEAVARIGAWVH from the coding sequence ATGGATGTCTGGCTGGCCGCCGCCGAACGTCAGCGCACCCACGGTGACCTGGTGAACATGTCGGCGGGCCAGCCCGGTGCGGGCGCACCGGTTCCCGTGCGGGCCGCGGCGCTGGCCGCGCTCGACGGCGGCCCGCTGGGCTACACCGTCGCGCTCGGCATCCCGGAACTGCGCACGGCCATCGCCGACTCCTACCGCAGCGCGCACGGGCTGGACGTGGACGCCGACGACGTGGTGGTGACCACCGGGTCCTCCGGCGGTTTCCTGCTGGCGTTCCTGGCCTGTTTCGACGCCGGTGACCGCGTGGCCGTGACCAGCCCCGGCTATCCGTGTTACCGCAACATCCTCACCGCATTGGGCTGCGAGGTGGTCGAACTCCCGTGCGGACCCGACACCCGCTTCCAGCCCACCGCGGACATGCTCGCCGCGGTGCACCCGCCCCTGGACGGCGTGATCGTGGCCAGCCCGGCGAACCCCACCGGAACGGTGATCGCGCCGTCGGAACTGGCGGCCATCGCGACCTGGTGCGCCGAGACCGGGGTACGGCTGATCAGCGACGAGGTGTACCACGGTCTGGTGTATCCCGGTGCGCCGCAGACCAGTTGCGCATGGTCGACATCGCGCGACGCCGTGGTGGTGAACAGCTTCTCGAAGTACTTCGCCATGACCGGCTGGCGGCTGGGGTGGATGGTGGTGCCGAAGTCGTTGCAGCGGGCCGTGGACCGGTTGACCGGCAATTTCACCATCTGCCCGCCGGTGCTGTCCCAGCGGGCGGCCGTGGCGGCCTTCAGCCCGGAGGCGGTGACCGAAGCCGACAGCCATCTGCAACACTACGGCCGCAACCGCGAGCGGCTGTTGAACGGGTTGCGTGGCATCGGTATCGACAAGCTGGCGCCGACCGACGGTGCCTTCTACGTCTACGCCGACGTGTCACATCTGACCGACGACTCGCTGTCGTTCTGCGCCAAGCTGCTGGCCGAGACCGGGGTGGCCATCGCCCCGGGCATCGACTTCGACCCGGTGCGCGGGGGTTCCTATGTCCGGTTGTCGTTCGCCGGGCCCACCGCCGACGTGGACGAGGCCGTCGCGCGGATCGGGGCCTGGGTACACTAG
- a CDS encoding 3-hydroxybutyrate dehydrogenase, whose translation MSELAGKTALVTGGGSGIGAACARDLAARGAAVTVADVDETAAKTVADEVDGTAWAVDLLDVAQLEELRLQTDILVNNAGIQAINPIQDFEPAMFRRIQALMVEAPFLLVRAALPHMYAGGFGRIINISSIHGLRASEYKVAYVTAKHALEGMSKVTALEGGSHGVTSNCVNPGYVRTPLVTKQIADQARTHGIGEDEVLAKIMLTESAIKRLVEPEEVAALVGWLASPTAGMVTGASYTMDGGWSAR comes from the coding sequence GTGAGCGAGCTCGCGGGCAAGACCGCTCTGGTCACCGGCGGCGGTAGCGGGATCGGTGCCGCGTGCGCGCGGGATCTCGCCGCCCGCGGCGCCGCCGTCACCGTGGCCGACGTCGATGAGACCGCGGCCAAGACCGTCGCCGACGAGGTGGACGGAACCGCCTGGGCGGTGGACCTCCTGGACGTCGCACAGCTCGAGGAGCTGCGACTGCAGACCGACATCCTGGTCAACAACGCGGGCATCCAGGCCATCAACCCCATCCAGGACTTCGAGCCGGCGATGTTCCGCCGGATCCAGGCCCTGATGGTGGAAGCCCCCTTCCTGTTGGTACGGGCCGCGCTGCCGCACATGTACGCGGGTGGTTTCGGCCGGATCATCAACATCTCGTCGATCCACGGGCTGCGCGCCAGCGAGTACAAGGTGGCGTACGTGACCGCCAAGCACGCCCTGGAAGGCATGTCCAAAGTCACTGCGCTGGAAGGCGGTTCGCACGGGGTCACCAGCAACTGCGTCAACCCCGGATACGTGCGCACCCCCCTGGTGACCAAGCAGATCGCCGATCAGGCCCGCACCCACGGTATCGGTGAGGACGAGGTGCTGGCCAAGATCATGCTCACCGAGAGCGCGATCAAGCGCCTTGTGGAGCCGGAAGAGGTTGCCGCCCTGGTGGGTTGGCTGGCCTCACCTACCGCAGGCATGGTCACCGGCGCTTCCTACACCATGGACGGCGGCTGGTCGGCCCGCTAG
- the kstR2 gene encoding TetR family transcriptional regulator KstR2, whose translation MDTAAPTRRDELLALAATMMAERGLRATTVRDIADAAGILSGSLYHHFKSKEEMVDEVLRTFLDWLFERYQHVIDTEADPLERLKGLFMASFEAIEHRHAQVVIYQDEAKRLSGQPRFAYLEARNREQRKMWVDVLNQGIDQGCFRADIDVDLVYRFIRDTTWVSVRWYQPDRGLTAEQVGTQYLSIVLGGITADRH comes from the coding sequence ATGGACACTGCCGCGCCGACCCGCCGTGACGAGCTGCTGGCGCTCGCCGCGACGATGATGGCCGAGCGCGGGCTGCGGGCCACCACCGTCCGCGACATCGCCGACGCCGCCGGGATCCTCTCCGGAAGTCTCTATCACCATTTCAAGTCCAAGGAAGAGATGGTCGACGAGGTGTTGCGCACCTTCCTCGACTGGCTCTTCGAGCGCTACCAGCACGTCATCGACACCGAAGCGGATCCACTGGAACGGCTCAAGGGCCTGTTCATGGCGTCCTTCGAGGCCATCGAGCACCGTCACGCCCAGGTGGTCATCTACCAGGACGAGGCCAAGCGCCTGTCCGGGCAGCCGCGGTTCGCCTATCTGGAGGCACGCAACCGCGAGCAGCGCAAGATGTGGGTGGACGTCCTGAATCAGGGCATCGACCAGGGCTGCTTCCGCGCGGACATCGACGTCGACCTGGTGTATCGCTTTATCCGCGACACCACCTGGGTGTCGGTGCGCTGGTATCAGCCTGACCGCGGACTCACCGCCGAACAGGTTGGCACCCAATATCTTTCGATTGTTCTCGGCGGAATCACCGCCGACAGACACTAG
- the ipdF gene encoding (5R,7aS)-5-hydroxy-7a-methyl-1-oxo-2,3,5,6,7,7a-hexahydro-1H-indene-carboxyl-CoA reductase yields MSLAEAPKEIDGHGLLRGKVVLVTAAAGTGIGSATARRALAEGADVVVSDYHERRLGQTRDELAALGLGKVDAVVCDVTSTAAVDALITETVATAGRLDVLVNNAGLGGQTPVVDMTDDEWDRVLDVTLTSVMRATRAALRYFRGAGHGGVIVNNASVLGWRAQHSQAHYAAAKAGVMALTRCSAIEAVEFGVRINAVSPSIARHKFLEKTSSADLLDRLSSDEAFGRAAEPWEIAATIAFLASDYSSYLTGEVISVSSQRA; encoded by the coding sequence ATGAGTCTGGCGGAGGCGCCGAAGGAGATCGACGGCCACGGATTGTTACGTGGCAAGGTCGTGCTGGTCACCGCGGCTGCCGGCACCGGCATCGGGTCGGCGACCGCGCGCCGCGCGCTCGCCGAGGGCGCCGACGTGGTGGTCTCCGACTATCACGAACGCCGGCTCGGGCAGACGCGCGACGAGTTGGCTGCCCTGGGGCTCGGCAAGGTCGACGCTGTGGTGTGCGACGTGACATCGACGGCGGCGGTGGACGCCCTGATCACCGAAACGGTGGCGACCGCGGGACGCCTGGATGTGTTGGTGAACAACGCCGGACTGGGCGGGCAGACCCCGGTGGTCGACATGACCGACGACGAGTGGGACCGCGTCCTCGACGTCACCCTGACCTCGGTCATGCGGGCCACCCGCGCGGCGCTGCGGTACTTCCGCGGTGCCGGCCACGGCGGCGTCATCGTCAACAACGCCAGCGTGCTCGGCTGGCGGGCCCAGCACTCCCAGGCCCACTACGCCGCGGCCAAGGCCGGCGTGATGGCGCTGACGCGGTGCAGTGCCATCGAGGCGGTCGAATTCGGGGTGCGCATCAATGCCGTCTCGCCGAGCATCGCCCGGCACAAGTTCCTGGAGAAGACCAGCTCAGCTGATCTGCTGGACCGGTTGTCGTCCGACGAGGCGTTCGGTCGGGCCGCCGAGCCGTGGGAGATCGCCGCCACCATCGCCTTCCTGGCCAGCGACTACTCCAGTTATCTCACCGGGGAAGTGATCTCCGTGTCGAGTCAGCGCGCCTGA
- a CDS encoding acyl-CoA dehydrogenase family protein, protein MDLHFDEDTETFRAEVRQFLADHTDDFPSESYDTAEGFQQHRRWDKILFDAGLSVITWPVEYGGRDASLLQWVVYEEEYFRAGAPGRASANGTSMLAPTLFAHGTAEQRDRILPKMASGEQIWAQAWSEPESGSDLASLRSTATRTEGGWTLNGQKIWSSRAVFGERAFGLFRSDPQAQRHKGLTYVMFDLDAPGVTVRPIAQLGGDTGFGEIFLDDVFVPDEDVIGEPHQGWKAAMSTSSNERGMSLRSPARFLAPAEKLVAQWKQNPLPEFTDRVADAWIKAQAYRLHTFGTVTRVAGGGELGAESSVTKVFWSELDVDIHQAALDLRGADGELADAWTDGYLFSLGGPIYAGTNEIQRNIIAERLLGLPRESQGQAK, encoded by the coding sequence ATGGATCTGCACTTCGACGAGGACACCGAGACCTTCCGCGCGGAGGTCCGGCAGTTCCTGGCCGACCACACCGACGACTTCCCCTCCGAGTCCTACGACACCGCAGAGGGTTTCCAGCAGCACCGGCGCTGGGACAAGATCCTCTTCGATGCGGGTCTGTCGGTGATCACCTGGCCGGTGGAGTACGGCGGCCGTGATGCCAGCCTGCTGCAGTGGGTGGTCTACGAGGAGGAGTACTTCCGCGCCGGCGCCCCCGGGCGGGCCAGCGCCAACGGCACGTCGATGCTGGCGCCCACCCTCTTCGCCCACGGCACCGCCGAACAACGCGACCGCATCCTGCCGAAAATGGCCAGCGGTGAACAGATCTGGGCTCAAGCCTGGTCGGAACCGGAATCCGGCAGCGATCTGGCCTCACTGCGGTCCACCGCCACCAGGACCGAGGGTGGCTGGACGCTCAACGGGCAGAAGATCTGGAGTTCGCGCGCGGTGTTCGGCGAGCGCGCCTTCGGGCTGTTCCGCTCCGATCCGCAGGCCCAGCGCCACAAGGGTCTGACCTATGTCATGTTCGACCTCGACGCACCGGGTGTCACGGTGCGGCCCATCGCTCAACTCGGTGGCGACACCGGGTTCGGGGAGATCTTCCTCGATGACGTCTTCGTGCCCGACGAGGATGTGATCGGCGAGCCGCACCAGGGCTGGAAAGCAGCCATGAGCACCTCCAGCAACGAACGCGGGATGTCGCTGCGCAGCCCGGCCCGGTTCCTGGCGCCCGCCGAGAAGCTGGTGGCGCAGTGGAAACAGAATCCGTTGCCGGAGTTCACCGATCGGGTGGCCGACGCCTGGATCAAGGCGCAGGCCTACCGACTGCACACCTTCGGTACGGTCACCAGGGTGGCCGGCGGCGGCGAGCTGGGCGCCGAATCGTCGGTGACGAAGGTCTTCTGGTCGGAACTGGATGTCGACATCCACCAGGCCGCGCTGGACCTGCGCGGCGCTGACGGCGAATTGGCCGACGCCTGGACCGATGGCTACCTGTTCTCCCTCGGCGGTCCGATCTACGCCGGTACCAATGAAATTCAGCGCAACATCATCGCCGAGCGGCTGTTGGGTCTGCCGCGGGAGAGTCAGGGGCAGGCCAAGTGA
- the ipdE1 gene encoding acyl-CoA dehydrogenase IpdE1, with protein sequence MEEVQKFRAEVREWLADNLVGEFAELKGLGGPGREHEAFEERRAWNQHLAKAGLTCLGWPVEHGGRGLSVAHRVAFYEEYARADAPDKVNHLGEELLGPTLIAFGTPEQQQRFLPRILDVTELWSQGYSEPGAGSDLANVSTTAELDGDSWVLNGQKVWTSLAHWAQWCFVVARTEKGSKRHAGLSYLLVPLDQPGVEIRPIIQLTGDSEFNEVFFTGARTDADLVVGQPGDGWRVAMGTLTFERGVSTLGQQIRYARELSGLVELARRNGTVDDPAIRERLTRAWVGLRAMRSYALATMDVEKPGQDNISKLLWATWHRGLGELAMDVVGASGLTLDGGEFSEWQRLYLFSRADTIYGGSNEIQRNIIAERVLGLPREVKG encoded by the coding sequence ATGGAGGAGGTCCAGAAGTTCCGGGCGGAGGTCCGCGAGTGGCTGGCCGACAATTTGGTCGGCGAATTCGCGGAGCTCAAAGGCCTCGGCGGCCCGGGCAGAGAACACGAGGCGTTCGAAGAGCGGCGGGCCTGGAATCAGCACCTGGCCAAGGCCGGCCTGACCTGTCTCGGGTGGCCGGTGGAGCACGGTGGGCGCGGATTGTCGGTGGCGCACCGGGTCGCGTTCTACGAGGAGTACGCCCGCGCCGATGCTCCGGACAAGGTGAACCACCTCGGCGAGGAACTGCTGGGGCCCACCCTGATCGCGTTCGGCACACCCGAGCAGCAGCAGCGTTTCCTGCCGCGCATCCTCGATGTCACCGAGCTGTGGTCGCAGGGGTATTCCGAACCGGGTGCGGGCAGCGACCTGGCCAACGTGTCGACCACCGCGGAACTCGACGGTGACAGCTGGGTGCTCAACGGCCAGAAGGTGTGGACGTCGCTGGCGCACTGGGCGCAGTGGTGCTTCGTGGTGGCGCGTACCGAGAAGGGCTCCAAGCGGCACGCCGGGTTGTCGTATCTACTGGTCCCGCTGGACCAGCCGGGGGTCGAGATCCGCCCGATCATCCAGCTCACCGGCGACTCGGAGTTCAACGAAGTGTTCTTCACCGGGGCCCGCACCGATGCCGATCTGGTGGTGGGGCAGCCGGGGGACGGCTGGCGGGTGGCGATGGGCACGCTGACCTTCGAGCGGGGTGTGTCCACCCTGGGTCAGCAGATCCGTTACGCGCGTGAGCTTTCCGGTCTGGTGGAACTGGCCCGGCGCAACGGCACCGTCGATGATCCGGCGATCCGGGAGCGGCTCACCCGCGCCTGGGTGGGATTGCGGGCCATGCGGTCCTACGCGCTGGCCACCATGGACGTGGAGAAGCCCGGTCAGGACAACATCTCGAAGTTGTTGTGGGCCACCTGGCATCGCGGCCTGGGCGAGCTGGCCATGGACGTCGTGGGCGCCTCCGGGCTCACCCTCGACGGCGGCGAGTTCAGCGAGTGGCAGCGGTTGTACTTGTTCTCCCGCGCCGACACCATCTACGGCGGGTCCAACGAGATCCAGCGCAACATCATCGCCGAGCGGGTGCTCGGACTGCCCAGGGAGGTCAAGGGATGA
- a CDS encoding acyl-CoA dehydrogenase family protein yields MNFEIDEDQRDFAKSIDAALGAADLPAAVRAWSAGDTGPGRKIWATLTDLGVTALTVPEDQDGIGAHPVDLMVALERLGRWCVPGPVAESIAVAPVLLAGDERAAALAAGELIATVAVPGVQPRAVDTGVAGLILCAEGTEVREGIAGAQRRSVDLSRTLTEVTPTGDPWTADVGRAVEFGALATAALLVGAGQAMLDSSVDYAKQRSQFGRVIGSYQAIKHKLADVHIALELARPLVYGAALSLAEDSPDIKRDISAAKVAASDAALLAARSALQTHGAIGFTSEHDLSLWLLRVQALRSAWGDPAAHRRRLLEAISV; encoded by the coding sequence GTGAACTTCGAGATCGACGAGGATCAGCGCGATTTCGCCAAGAGCATCGATGCCGCGCTGGGTGCCGCCGACCTGCCGGCCGCGGTGCGGGCCTGGTCGGCAGGCGACACCGGACCGGGTCGCAAAATCTGGGCCACGCTGACCGACCTCGGTGTCACCGCGCTGACGGTGCCGGAGGACCAGGACGGCATCGGCGCCCACCCAGTGGACCTGATGGTCGCGCTGGAGCGCCTGGGCCGGTGGTGTGTTCCCGGCCCGGTGGCCGAATCCATCGCTGTGGCACCGGTTCTGCTGGCCGGCGATGAGCGCGCCGCCGCGCTGGCCGCCGGTGAGCTGATCGCCACGGTGGCGGTACCCGGGGTGCAGCCGCGCGCGGTCGACACCGGTGTCGCGGGGCTGATCCTGTGCGCCGAGGGCACCGAGGTGCGTGAGGGCATCGCCGGTGCGCAGCGCCGCTCCGTCGACCTCAGCCGGACGCTGACCGAGGTGACCCCCACCGGCGACCCGTGGACCGCCGACGTCGGGCGTGCGGTCGAGTTCGGAGCGCTGGCCACTGCGGCGCTGCTGGTGGGTGCCGGGCAGGCCATGCTGGACTCTTCGGTCGATTACGCCAAGCAACGGAGCCAGTTCGGCCGGGTGATCGGCAGCTACCAGGCGATCAAGCACAAGCTCGCCGACGTCCACATCGCGCTGGAGCTGGCGCGCCCACTGGTGTACGGAGCCGCGCTGTCCCTGGCCGAGGACTCTCCGGACATCAAGCGCGACATCAGTGCCGCCAAGGTGGCGGCCTCGGACGCCGCGCTGCTGGCCGCGCGTTCGGCGCTGCAGACCCACGGCGCCATCGGCTTCACCTCCGAGCACGACCTGTCCCTGTGGCTGCTGCGGGTGCAGGCCCTGCGCTCGGCCTGGGGCGACCCGGCCGCACACCGTCGACGGCTGTTGGAGGCCATAAGTGTCTGA